The Vibrio echinoideorum genome includes a region encoding these proteins:
- a CDS encoding SDR family NAD(P)-dependent oxidoreductase, producing MFNDLKGKRILITGSTAGMGLATARVFAKYGAKIGINSRAFSPKVDGVLSELTALGGDVAFFPANLMETSDCEKLVKEFTDHFGGMDVLINNAGGLGGRANLENIDDEFYERVMNLNVRSALMTTKFSIPHLRASAIKSGQTSCVISTGSIAAREGGGVGAGVYAASKAWLHDIHRNWVKEFAKDNIRFNIVSPGTIDTAFHDGKSDELKSTIASNIPMGRFGNIEEVAPTFAFFASHACSGYVTGQILDVNGGQIAP from the coding sequence ATGTTTAATGACTTAAAGGGCAAACGCATTCTAATTACTGGCTCTACCGCTGGTATGGGCTTAGCTACCGCACGTGTTTTCGCAAAGTACGGTGCAAAGATTGGTATCAATAGTCGAGCTTTCAGCCCAAAAGTTGATGGTGTTCTATCTGAGCTCACAGCACTTGGCGGTGATGTTGCGTTTTTTCCAGCAAACTTGATGGAAACATCAGATTGCGAAAAATTAGTCAAAGAATTCACCGATCATTTCGGTGGTATGGATGTGTTGATTAATAACGCAGGTGGCCTTGGCGGTCGTGCAAACCTAGAAAATATCGATGACGAATTTTATGAGCGTGTAATGAATCTTAACGTTCGCTCTGCATTGATGACAACCAAGTTTTCTATCCCTCATTTACGCGCATCTGCCATTAAGTCTGGGCAAACATCGTGTGTTATCAGCACAGGCTCGATTGCTGCTCGTGAAGGTGGTGGTGTGGGTGCTGGCGTATATGCCGCATCAAAAGCGTGGCTACACGATATCCACCGCAACTGGGTGAAAGAGTTTGCTAAAGACAATATCCGTTTCAACATTGTTTCACCGGGTACTATCGACACCGCATTTCACGATGGCAAAAGTGATGAACTGAAATCGACCATTGCTAGCAATATTCCTATGGGACGCTTTGGCAATATTGAAGAAGTGGCTCCTACTTTTG
- a CDS encoding FadR/GntR family transcriptional regulator — protein MAGSFNSISGSKRSLHVQVAREIARGVLSGKLPQGSIIPGEMALCQQFGISRTALREAVKLLTSKGLLESRPKIGTRVVDRAFWNFLDPQLIEWMDGLADTDQFCHQFLGLRRAIEPEACALAAQFASADQRIELSGIFQQMVEISGAEEFNQESWLDIDMKFHSLIFNATGNDFYLPFGNILTTMFVNFISHSSEEGSTCINEHRQIYEAIMAGNSDKARQASASHLLDTNHRLPIAS, from the coding sequence ATGGCTGGCTCTTTCAATTCGATTTCAGGCTCTAAGCGAAGCCTTCATGTGCAAGTTGCACGTGAAATCGCTCGTGGTGTTTTGTCGGGCAAATTGCCCCAAGGTTCCATTATCCCTGGTGAAATGGCGTTGTGTCAGCAATTTGGGATAAGTAGAACGGCATTAAGAGAAGCCGTTAAGCTTCTGACTTCAAAAGGCCTACTAGAATCTCGTCCAAAAATAGGTACTCGCGTTGTTGACCGCGCATTCTGGAACTTTTTAGATCCGCAATTGATTGAATGGATGGATGGATTAGCAGACACCGATCAATTCTGCCATCAGTTCTTGGGTTTACGTCGTGCGATTGAACCTGAAGCGTGTGCGCTAGCAGCTCAGTTCGCTAGCGCTGATCAACGTATTGAATTGTCGGGTATTTTTCAACAAATGGTAGAAATATCGGGTGCTGAAGAGTTTAACCAAGAAAGTTGGTTAGATATCGATATGAAATTCCATAGCCTTATCTTCAATGCAACGGGTAACGACTTTTACCTGCCATTTGGTAATATCTTAACGACTATGTTTGTTAACTTTATTTCTCACTCTTCTGAAGAGGGAAGTACGTGTATTAACGAGCATCGCCAAATTTATGAAGCAATCATGGCTGGCAACAGTGATAAGGCGCGCCAAGCGTCGGCAAGCCACCTATTAGATACCAATCATAGATTGCCAATAGCTAGCTAA